The Serpentinimonas maccroryi genome has a segment encoding these proteins:
- a CDS encoding dynamin family protein — MEFIQQFDLHSRWRQQRAQDLARLGQWLAGHELLDDGARARLAHLQSQFASDRVMVAFVAEFSRGKSELINAIFFAGYGRRIMPASAGRTTMCPTELGYEAGLPPCLRLLPIETRMQAQSLLEWRSAPDQWQRIDLDVNQPEQLAQAIEQVAQTLRVSVEQARALGFWHEDNPQDNPAPGPDGLVEVPRWRHALINMAHPLLKQGLVIVDTPGLNAIGTEPELTVGMLPQAHAVVFILAADAGVSKSDLAIWREHLAPTAERGESRLVVLNKIDVLWDELSSPQAVEAQIERQRLHSAEVLGLQGRQVFAVSAHKGLLAKVRQDAQLLQQSRLPELERALADDVLGQRRRLLQSTLQQAVQQLRIEVERQLLVRSHEIEEQVQELQALRGKNATVIRQMRARIELEQAEFDQSALRIQTVRSVHLKTLRLLFAQLGSNQIKAEVAEFAQALKQPGVKLGVKTIYKDTFARLRGGMSQSQHWANEVQDMLSGMFRSLNAEYGFTLQTPQRLDLTRFVREIDGIESAHLQYLGLTNLLRLTQVGFCERLAKAVLSSLRKLYEEASSEAEIWSKTAASQLDGQLRERKRNFARRIEAVHRIQEAAGSLDERINELLARQAEVEAELARWLQLCAEAVQPDADGASLASDIAAPDTPLVPLADKALSTATN; from the coding sequence ATGGAATTTATCCAACAATTCGATCTCCACAGCCGGTGGCGCCAGCAGCGGGCACAAGATTTGGCCCGGCTTGGGCAGTGGCTCGCCGGCCACGAGCTGCTCGACGACGGCGCGCGCGCGCGCTTGGCCCACCTGCAGTCCCAATTTGCCAGCGACCGGGTGATGGTGGCTTTCGTGGCCGAGTTTTCACGCGGCAAGTCGGAGCTGATCAACGCTATTTTCTTTGCTGGGTACGGGCGGCGCATCATGCCCGCCAGTGCCGGACGCACCACCATGTGTCCAACCGAACTGGGCTACGAAGCCGGGTTGCCGCCCTGCTTGCGCCTGCTGCCGATCGAGACCCGCATGCAGGCGCAATCGCTGCTCGAGTGGCGCAGCGCCCCCGATCAATGGCAGCGCATCGACCTCGATGTCAACCAGCCTGAGCAACTCGCGCAAGCCATCGAACAGGTGGCGCAGACGCTGCGGGTATCGGTCGAACAGGCGCGAGCGCTCGGTTTTTGGCACGAGGACAACCCCCAGGACAACCCGGCGCCCGGCCCCGATGGGCTGGTGGAGGTGCCGCGCTGGCGCCACGCCCTCATCAACATGGCGCACCCCTTGCTCAAGCAGGGTTTGGTGATCGTCGATACGCCGGGCCTGAACGCGATCGGTACCGAGCCCGAGCTCACGGTCGGTATGCTGCCCCAGGCGCATGCCGTGGTGTTTATTTTGGCGGCCGACGCGGGGGTGAGCAAGTCCGATCTGGCGATCTGGCGCGAACACCTAGCACCCACAGCCGAGCGCGGCGAGTCGCGGCTGGTGGTGCTCAACAAAATCGATGTGCTCTGGGACGAGTTGAGCAGCCCGCAAGCCGTCGAGGCGCAGATCGAGCGCCAGCGCCTGCACAGCGCCGAGGTGCTCGGTCTGCAAGGGCGTCAGGTGTTTGCGGTATCGGCCCACAAAGGCCTGCTGGCCAAGGTGCGCCAAGATGCCCAGCTGCTGCAGCAAAGCCGCTTGCCCGAGCTCGAGCGGGCCTTGGCTGATGACGTGCTGGGACAACGGCGGCGCCTGTTGCAATCAACTTTGCAGCAGGCAGTGCAGCAGTTGCGTATCGAAGTCGAGCGCCAGCTGCTGGTGCGCAGCCACGAAATCGAAGAGCAAGTGCAAGAACTGCAAGCCTTGCGTGGCAAAAACGCGACGGTGATCCGGCAGATGCGCGCCCGCATCGAGCTCGAGCAAGCCGAATTTGACCAGAGCGCACTGCGCATACAAACTGTGCGTTCGGTGCACCTCAAGACGCTGCGGCTGCTGTTTGCCCAGCTTGGCAGTAACCAGATCAAGGCCGAAGTGGCCGAGTTTGCTCAGGCGCTCAAGCAGCCTGGAGTCAAATTGGGCGTGAAAACGATCTACAAAGACACCTTCGCGCGTTTGCGCGGCGGCATGTCCCAATCGCAGCACTGGGCCAACGAGGTGCAGGACATGCTCTCAGGCATGTTTCGCAGCCTCAACGCCGAATATGGTTTTACTCTGCAGACACCGCAGCGGCTGGATCTGACCCGCTTTGTGCGGGAGATCGATGGCATCGAGAGTGCACACTTGCAGTATTTGGGATTGACCAATCTGCTGCGGCTCACCCAGGTTGGATTTTGCGAGCGGCTGGCCAAAGCGGTGCTGTCGAGCTTGCGCAAGCTCTATGAAGAAGCCTCGAGCGAAGCCGAAATCTGGAGCAAAACCGCAGCCTCGCAGCTCGATGGTCAGTTGCGCGAGCGCAAGCGCAATTTTGCGCGCCGCATCGAAGCCGTGCACCGCATCCAAGAGGCTGCAGGAAGCTTGGATGAGCGCATCAACGAACTGCTGGCCCGCCAAGCCGAGGTCGAGGCCGAGCTTGCGCGCTGGCTGCAGTTGTGCGCTGAAGCGGTTCAACCTGACGCAGACGGGGCCTCTTTAGCGTCTGACATTGCCGCGCCGGATACCCCTTTGGTGCCACTGGCCGATAAAGCGTTGTCTACAGCAACAAACTAA
- the mutY gene encoding A/G-specific adenine glycosylase, with protein sequence MAQALFFDALVAWQRRLGRHHLPWQGTRDPYRVWLSEIMLQQTQVATVRPYYERFVQRFPDVRALAQAESDEVLAHWSGLGYYSRARHLHACARLVVQEGGRWPGSAAELQRLPGIGASTAAAIAAFCFGERVSILDGNAKRLLARLLAFGGDLAHAPTQRTLWQQAQGLLPENASATDMAAYTQGLMDLGAQICTRSKPRCPECPVAALCLGLAQQRVAELPHKSRRSPRRLEDWWLLLLRRADGAIWLQQRPPRGIWAGLYAPPVLATQHAALQAPPGARAGHAPTLHPVISHSLTHRELRLHLVQWQWAADAPEPVWGPGRWLLSVGQPPVALPAPIRTWLLEHLPPAAGAGTGFEV encoded by the coding sequence ATGGCGCAAGCGCTGTTTTTTGACGCGCTGGTGGCGTGGCAGCGGCGCTTGGGCCGCCACCACCTGCCGTGGCAAGGCACGCGTGATCCGTACCGGGTCTGGCTGTCGGAGATCATGCTGCAGCAAACCCAAGTGGCGACTGTGCGCCCCTACTACGAGCGCTTTGTGCAGCGCTTCCCCGACGTGCGGGCGCTGGCGCAGGCCGAGTCTGACGAGGTGCTGGCGCATTGGAGCGGGCTGGGCTACTACAGCCGGGCGCGGCACTTGCATGCCTGTGCACGACTGGTGGTGCAAGAAGGTGGGCGCTGGCCGGGCAGCGCGGCCGAGCTGCAGCGCCTGCCCGGCATCGGGGCCAGCACGGCGGCGGCGATAGCGGCCTTTTGCTTCGGCGAGCGGGTTTCCATTCTGGACGGCAACGCGAAGCGCCTGCTGGCGCGGCTGTTGGCCTTTGGGGGCGATCTGGCGCACGCGCCCACCCAGCGCACGCTGTGGCAGCAGGCCCAAGGGCTGCTGCCTGAAAATGCCAGCGCCACCGACATGGCCGCCTACACCCAGGGCCTGATGGACTTGGGGGCCCAAATCTGCACCCGCAGCAAGCCGCGCTGCCCCGAATGCCCGGTGGCCGCGCTGTGCCTAGGGTTGGCGCAGCAGCGCGTGGCCGAGCTGCCGCACAAGTCGCGCCGCAGCCCGCGCCGGCTCGAGGACTGGTGGCTGCTGCTGCTGCGCCGCGCCGACGGGGCCATTTGGCTGCAGCAGCGCCCGCCGCGGGGCATCTGGGCCGGCTTGTACGCGCCGCCGGTGCTGGCCACGCAGCACGCCGCGCTGCAAGCGCCGCCCGGTGCGCGCGCGGGGCATGCGCCCACCCTGCATCCGGTCATCTCGCACAGCCTGACGCACCGCGAACTGCGCCTGCACCTGGTGCAGTGGCAGTGGGCTGCGGATGCGCCTGAGCCCGTATGGGGGCCGGGGCGCTGGCTGCTGTCGGTGGGGCAGCCGCCGGTGGCGCTGCCAGCGCCGATCCGCACTTGGCTGCTCGAACACCTGCCGCCTGCTGCCGGTGCAGGCACGGGCTTTGAAGTTTAA
- the rapZ gene encoding RNase adapter RapZ — translation MQLVLITGMSGSGKSVALHALEDAGFYCVDNLPPDLLEPLVALQQAEATERVAVAIDVRSARALPTLPLRLRQLRARGLPLTVLFLDTSTETLVRRFSETRRLHPLSLKGSSDQRRALADAIELERELLSDLREQAQVLDTSQLKAAHLRSTVKALLQLPPARLTLVFESFAFKRGVPMDADFVFDVRMLPNPHYEPELRLLTGRDPAVAQFLQAEAEVAAMQEQIEAFLRRWLPRLEADHRSYVTVAIGCTGGQHRSVYLVERLAQGFAELASVQVRHRELDALQHHP, via the coding sequence GTGCAACTCGTCCTGATCACCGGCATGTCGGGTTCGGGCAAGTCGGTGGCCCTGCACGCGCTCGAAGACGCCGGTTTTTACTGCGTGGACAACCTGCCGCCCGATCTGCTGGAGCCGCTGGTCGCCTTGCAGCAGGCCGAAGCCACCGAGCGCGTGGCGGTGGCCATCGACGTGCGCAGCGCCCGCGCGCTGCCCACCCTGCCCTTGCGGCTGCGCCAGCTGCGCGCCCGTGGCCTGCCGCTCACCGTGCTGTTTCTCGACACCAGCACCGAAACCTTGGTGCGCCGCTTCTCCGAAACCCGGCGCCTGCACCCGCTCTCGCTCAAGGGCAGCAGCGACCAGCGTCGCGCCTTGGCCGATGCCATCGAGCTCGAGCGCGAGCTGCTCAGCGACCTGCGCGAGCAGGCCCAGGTGCTCGACACCAGCCAACTCAAGGCCGCGCACCTGCGCAGCACGGTCAAGGCGCTGCTGCAACTGCCCCCGGCCCGCTTGACGCTGGTGTTTGAGTCCTTCGCCTTCAAGCGCGGCGTGCCGATGGATGCCGATTTTGTGTTCGACGTGCGCATGCTGCCCAATCCGCACTACGAACCCGAGTTGCGCCTGCTGACCGGGCGCGATCCGGCGGTGGCGCAGTTTTTGCAGGCTGAAGCCGAAGTGGCGGCGATGCAAGAGCAGATCGAGGCGTTTTTGCGGCGCTGGCTGCCGCGCCTAGAGGCCGACCACCGCAGCTACGTGACGGTGGCCATCGGCTGCACCGGCGGGCAGCACCGCTCGGTGTATCTGGTGGAACGCCTGGCGCAGGGCTTTGCCGAACTGGCCAGCGTGCAGGTGCGGCACCGCGAACTCGACGCCTTGCAGCACCACCCTTAA
- the recN gene encoding DNA repair protein RecN, producing MSWQRMALRDFVIVRELELDLNRGFTVLTGETGAGKSILIDALQLALGARADAAVVREGAARTEVVAEFEPTAAAREWLAEQGFEGEPGEPLRLKRQLDTQGRSRAWINGSTASATQLRELGELLLDIHGQHAWQSLTRPEAVRQLLDDYARIDARALRQLWSDWRAAQRSLEQARTQQSQLQQERERLQWQLTELERLAPLPGEWEDLNLQHGRLAHAQALLEAAQTALHCLSEDEASARTLLYRAAQALQAQQHVEPRYQGLAELLSSALAQVDDACHDLQQHAQRSELDPAALQALDQRLGLWLALARRLRCEPQALAERLQACRQTLAELERSADLAALEQAEHQAQARFRAEAERLSSLRLEAGSRLGLAITQAMQGLGMAGGRFEVRLTALPEPQAHGLDQVEFLVAAHPGGTPRPVGKVASGGELSRIALAISVCTSEVGSAPTLIFDEVDSGIGGAVAHTVGQLMRRLGSDRQVLAVTHLAQVAACAHQHLRVSKGQDAHGSSSQIEPLDGAQRVAEVARMLGGQQLTDTTLAHAQELLCNSS from the coding sequence TTGAGCTGGCAACGCATGGCGCTGCGCGATTTCGTGATCGTGCGCGAACTGGAACTGGATTTGAACCGAGGCTTTACCGTGCTCACCGGCGAGACCGGGGCCGGCAAGTCGATCCTCATCGACGCCCTGCAGCTGGCGCTGGGCGCGCGCGCCGACGCCGCCGTGGTGCGCGAGGGCGCGGCGCGCACCGAGGTGGTGGCCGAATTCGAGCCCACGGCGGCGGCCCGCGAGTGGCTGGCCGAGCAGGGCTTCGAGGGCGAGCCGGGCGAGCCCTTGCGGCTCAAGCGCCAGCTCGACACCCAAGGCCGCAGCCGCGCCTGGATCAACGGCAGCACCGCCAGCGCGACCCAGTTGCGCGAGCTGGGCGAGCTGCTGCTCGACATCCACGGCCAACACGCCTGGCAGAGCCTGACGCGGCCCGAAGCCGTGCGCCAGCTGCTCGACGACTACGCGCGCATCGACGCACGCGCCTTGCGCCAGCTCTGGAGCGACTGGCGCGCCGCGCAGCGCAGCCTAGAGCAGGCGCGCACGCAGCAAAGCCAGCTGCAACAAGAGCGCGAACGCCTGCAATGGCAACTCACCGAGCTCGAGCGCCTGGCCCCGTTGCCCGGCGAATGGGAAGACCTCAACTTGCAGCACGGGCGGCTGGCGCACGCGCAAGCACTGCTGGAGGCGGCGCAAACGGCGCTGCACTGCCTGAGCGAAGACGAAGCCAGTGCCCGCACCCTGCTCTACCGCGCCGCGCAGGCGTTGCAAGCGCAGCAACACGTGGAGCCGCGCTACCAGGGGCTGGCCGAGCTGCTGAGCAGCGCGCTGGCGCAAGTCGATGACGCCTGCCACGACCTGCAGCAGCACGCTCAGCGCAGCGAGCTCGACCCGGCGGCGTTGCAGGCGCTGGACCAGCGCCTGGGTCTGTGGCTGGCGCTGGCACGGCGCTTGCGCTGCGAGCCGCAGGCGCTGGCCGAGCGGCTGCAAGCCTGCCGCCAGACGCTGGCCGAGCTCGAACGCAGCGCCGATCTGGCAGCGCTGGAGCAGGCCGAACACCAAGCGCAAGCGCGCTTTCGCGCCGAGGCCGAGCGCCTGAGCAGCTTGCGCCTAGAGGCCGGGTCACGGCTTGGGCTCGCCATCACGCAGGCCATGCAGGGCTTGGGGATGGCCGGTGGGCGCTTCGAGGTGCGGCTGACGGCCCTGCCCGAGCCGCAGGCGCACGGCCTGGATCAGGTCGAGTTTTTGGTGGCTGCGCACCCCGGCGGCACCCCGCGCCCGGTGGGCAAAGTGGCCTCTGGGGGCGAGTTGTCGCGCATCGCGCTGGCGATCTCGGTCTGCACCAGCGAGGTCGGCAGCGCCCCGACGCTGATCTTTGATGAAGTGGACAGCGGCATCGGCGGCGCGGTGGCGCACACCGTGGGCCAGCTCATGCGCCGCTTGGGGAGCGATCGGCAGGTGCTGGCCGTGACCCATCTGGCGCAAGTGGCGGCCTGCGCGCACCAGCACCTGCGCGTGAGCAAAGGGCAAGACGCGCACGGCAGCAGCAGCCAGATCGAGCCCCTGGACGGTGCGCAGCGGGTGGCCGAAGTGGCGCGCATGCTCGGCGGCCAGCAGCTCACCGACACCACCTTGGCGCACGCTCAGGAGCTGTTGTGCAACTCGTCCTGA
- a CDS encoding NAD kinase yields MNQHASTPAAPPPAAELRFRHVAVIGKYNALGSRDIIDTLVHFLLDQGCAVSLERETALNTGLEPYPVLDVNEIGRHCDLALVLGGDGTMLGIGRQMARQQVPLVGINQGRLGFITDIPWQGYAPVLQAILHGQYEQDRRALMHASVWRDGSCVFETIAMNDVVVNRGSAPSMVELRVEVDGHFVAKQRADGLVIATPTGCTAYALSAGGPLLHPAIDGWIMAPIAPHTLTNRPIVLPASGEIAVEVVSGRDASAHFDMQSFTSLLHGDRIVVRRAAHQLCLLHPLGWSYFDTLRRKLHWNEGGVG; encoded by the coding sequence ATGAATCAGCACGCCTCAACCCCTGCTGCACCGCCGCCAGCTGCAGAGCTGCGCTTTCGCCACGTGGCGGTGATCGGCAAGTACAACGCACTGGGTTCGCGCGACATCATTGACACCTTGGTGCATTTTTTGCTCGATCAGGGCTGCGCCGTGAGCCTGGAGCGCGAAACCGCCCTCAACACCGGGCTGGAACCCTACCCGGTGCTCGATGTAAACGAGATCGGCCGGCACTGCGATTTGGCGCTGGTGCTCGGGGGCGACGGCACCATGCTGGGCATCGGGCGCCAGATGGCACGCCAGCAAGTGCCCCTGGTGGGGATCAACCAAGGCCGCCTGGGCTTTATCACCGACATCCCGTGGCAGGGCTACGCCCCGGTTTTGCAGGCCATTCTGCATGGCCAGTACGAGCAAGACCGGCGCGCGCTGATGCACGCCAGCGTCTGGCGCGACGGCTCGTGCGTGTTCGAAACCATCGCCATGAACGATGTGGTGGTCAACCGCGGCAGCGCCCCCAGCATGGTGGAGCTGCGGGTCGAGGTCGATGGCCATTTCGTGGCCAAGCAGCGCGCCGACGGCTTGGTGATCGCCACCCCCACGGGCTGCACCGCTTACGCCTTGTCGGCCGGCGGGCCGCTGCTGCACCCGGCCATCGACGGCTGGATCATGGCCCCGATCGCGCCGCACACGCTCACCAACCGCCCGATCGTGCTGCCAGCCAGCGGCGAAATCGCGGTCGAGGTGGTCTCGGGGCGCGACGCCAGCGCACACTTTGATATGCAGAGCTTCACCAGCCTGCTGCACGGCGACCGCATTGTGGTGCGGCGCGCGGCGCACCAACTGTGCCTGTTGCACCCGCTGGGCTGGAGTTATTTTGACACCCTGCGGCGCAAGCTGCACTGGAATGAAGGGGGCGTGGGTTGA
- the hrcA gene encoding heat-inducible transcriptional repressor HrcA has product MLDDRSKHLLKTLVERYIADGQPVGSRTLSRAAGLELSPATIRNVMSDLEELGLIASPHTSAGRVPTARGYRLFVDTMLTARRDELPAAESMPTATLQGEQPRQVLNQAAQLLSSLSHFVGVVRVPKRASVFRHIEFLSLSQRRVLVILVSPDGEVQNHVIHTQPEFEQSQLQEAANFLNAHYAGLTLSEVRDRLRTEVERLRGEIAALMLQAVELGTESEAQQDAVLVAGERNLLSVSDFSHDLGQLRRLFDIFEQKTQLMRLLDVSHQADGVRIFIGGDSRGVPFEDLSVVSAPYTVDGAVVGTLGVIGPQRMPYERMIQIVDITAKLLGNALSQPR; this is encoded by the coding sequence ATGCTCGATGACCGCTCCAAGCACCTGCTCAAAACCCTAGTCGAGCGCTACATCGCCGACGGCCAACCGGTGGGCTCGCGCACCCTGTCGCGCGCGGCCGGGCTGGAGCTCTCGCCCGCGACCATCCGCAACGTCATGAGCGACCTCGAGGAACTGGGCCTGATTGCCAGCCCGCACACCTCGGCGGGCCGGGTGCCCACCGCGCGCGGCTACCGGCTGTTTGTCGATACCATGCTCACCGCCCGGCGCGACGAGCTACCCGCCGCGGAGTCCATGCCAACCGCAACCTTGCAAGGCGAGCAGCCGCGCCAAGTGCTCAACCAAGCGGCGCAGCTGCTCTCCAGCCTGTCGCACTTCGTGGGCGTGGTGCGGGTGCCCAAGCGCGCCAGCGTCTTTAGGCACATCGAGTTTTTGAGCCTGTCGCAACGGCGCGTGCTGGTGATTCTGGTCTCGCCCGATGGCGAGGTGCAAAACCACGTCATCCACACCCAGCCCGAGTTTGAACAAAGCCAGCTGCAAGAAGCGGCCAATTTTCTCAACGCCCACTACGCCGGCCTGACGCTGAGCGAAGTGCGCGACCGCCTGCGCACCGAAGTCGAGCGCCTGCGCGGCGAGATCGCCGCCCTGATGCTGCAAGCGGTTGAGCTGGGCACCGAAAGCGAGGCGCAGCAAGACGCGGTGCTGGTGGCCGGCGAGCGCAACCTGTTGTCGGTGAGCGATTTTTCGCACGACCTAGGGCAGTTGCGGCGGCTCTTTGACATTTTCGAGCAAAAAACCCAGCTCATGCGGTTGCTCGACGTCTCGCACCAAGCCGACGGGGTGCGGATCTTCATCGGCGGCGACAGCCGAGGCGTGCCGTTCGAAGATTTGTCGGTGGTCAGCGCGCCCTACACCGTCGATGGCGCCGTGGTCGGCACCCTGGGCGTGATCGGGCCGCAGCGCATGCCCTACGAGCGCATGATCCAGATCGTGGACATCACCGCCAAGCTGCTGGGCAACGCCCTGAGCCAACCGCGCTAG
- a CDS encoding sensor domain-containing diguanylate cyclase, translating into MIGQIDALSTGDVDLRKKVVIRTDDEIGQLSDKFNQLVERVYGMTVYKKVIEDEATLEDVYRRFEPDPGFGHVCTPMLAGGHTIGVAQMRFAIDANGAALDAGMSKKLFSANTYIEQSISVLEAKRLMATLRESAMIDPLTGLYNRRFLQDHTQQIISGVLRRKTQIGLLLCDLDYFKQVNDSYGHDVGDLLLKQTSQTLRSAVRDSDIVIRFGGEEFLVLLIDVCPGDSLAVAEKIRLAIEQMKVNINGETLRKTISVGGQRVPRRHRRFLAGDQVRRRGPVPGQRPRPQPGAALCPRDVAAGRVLKFARG; encoded by the coding sequence GTGATCGGGCAGATCGACGCGCTGAGCACCGGCGATGTGGATTTGAGAAAAAAGGTCGTCATCCGCACCGACGACGAAATCGGCCAACTGTCCGACAAGTTCAATCAGCTGGTCGAGCGCGTCTATGGCATGACGGTGTACAAAAAAGTGATCGAAGACGAGGCCACGCTCGAAGACGTGTACCGGCGCTTCGAGCCCGACCCCGGCTTCGGCCACGTCTGCACCCCCATGCTGGCTGGTGGGCACACCATCGGCGTGGCGCAGATGCGCTTTGCCATCGATGCCAACGGCGCTGCGCTAGACGCGGGAATGAGCAAAAAACTGTTCAGCGCCAACACCTACATCGAGCAGTCGATCTCGGTGCTCGAGGCCAAGCGCCTGATGGCGACGCTGCGCGAGTCGGCCATGATCGACCCGCTCACCGGGCTTTACAACCGGCGCTTTTTGCAAGATCACACGCAGCAGATCATCAGCGGCGTGTTGCGGCGCAAGACCCAAATCGGCCTGCTGCTGTGCGACCTCGACTACTTCAAACAGGTCAACGACAGCTATGGGCACGACGTGGGCGACTTGCTGCTCAAGCAAACCTCGCAGACCCTGCGCAGCGCCGTGCGCGACTCCGACATCGTGATCCGCTTTGGCGGCGAGGAGTTTCTGGTGCTGCTGATCGACGTCTGCCCGGGCGACTCGCTGGCCGTGGCCGAGAAAATCCGGCTCGCCATCGAGCAGATGAAGGTCAACATCAATGGCGAGACGCTGCGCAAGACCATCTCGGTCGGGGGTCAGCGAGTTCCCCGGCGACACCGACGGTTTCTGGCAGGCGATCAAGTACGCCGACGTGGCCCTGTACCAGGCCAAAGACCAAGGCCGCAACCGGGTGCTGCGCTTTGCCCCCGAGATGTGGCAGCAGGGCGAGTTTTGAAGTTTGCTCGGGGCTGA
- the mbhE gene encoding hydrogen gas-evolving membrane-bound hydrogenase subunit E, with protein MAQHPSHDPSAAAMSLGARTAFVLLPLLAFLAVLWTAATQPLPLDIHVPWIPALGVHLDFHIDGLTLLMLLLITGIGVAVFVYAGGYLAGHPQQNRLYILLTLFMIAMIGTVMADNLIVLFLFWEATSLLSFLLVGFNHEDPKSRKSAQQALVVTGSGGLALLAGAILLGQIMGTYSIQEIIAQLPYTEHTPLLTAALLLIILGAFTKSAQFPFHFWLPGAMAAPTPVSAYLHSATMVKLGVYLLARLDPGFGSWELWQWTLQIFGSFTAAWAMLLALRERDLKRILAWSTVATLGTLVMLVGMDGHGASIAVSALLLGHALYKAPLFFVAGNVDHGTGTRIIDRLGNLRHAMPITAAAAALAGLSMAGIPLTFGYVVKDVVGQADALGGMSEVIKVANTIFAAVAVAVAAVAAVRVFWRHPGHNLTPPDAHEGGVALWAPPLVLACIGIALGLAPFMADWLLGVAAEAMTPRAEAVAVHFALEFSLGSLLSLALTVGIGAAVFIYWDPLHRRFDRLLTLFDTISTPAQYERFINGIPVLAARSSRWLQGGDLSQYSLLLLAFVSTVMGGIMLAGWSQWLWPVWVTPSLGFVGACALIVAGALLALWQRDRLVLLLATGLVGFGSGVFYLYAGAPDVAYTQFVVESVFVIVVASVLLKLRQRGRGQGLEQTHSVRGALPVALLFGAVIALWLLIASGVDFNPQLHQFFAQVSVPEAFGRNVVNVVLVDFRALDTLGEIVVVTLSFLAAIALLQSVRAHSQRERAKTQAGGGA; from the coding sequence ATGGCGCAACACCCCTCACACGACCCTTCGGCCGCTGCCATGAGCTTGGGCGCACGCACGGCGTTCGTGCTGCTGCCGCTGCTGGCCTTTCTGGCCGTACTCTGGACGGCGGCCACGCAACCGCTGCCGCTGGACATCCACGTCCCTTGGATCCCGGCGCTGGGCGTGCACCTCGACTTTCACATCGACGGCCTGACGCTGCTGATGCTGCTGCTCATCACCGGCATCGGGGTGGCGGTGTTCGTCTATGCCGGCGGCTACTTGGCTGGGCACCCGCAGCAAAACCGGCTCTACATTTTGCTGACGCTGTTCATGATCGCCATGATCGGCACCGTGATGGCCGACAACCTGATCGTGCTGTTCCTGTTCTGGGAGGCGACCAGTCTGCTCTCGTTCCTGCTGGTGGGCTTCAACCACGAAGACCCCAAGAGCCGCAAGTCGGCGCAGCAGGCGCTGGTGGTCACGGGCAGCGGCGGGCTGGCGCTGCTGGCCGGTGCCATCCTGCTCGGGCAGATCATGGGCACCTACTCGATCCAAGAGATCATCGCCCAGCTGCCCTACACCGAGCACACGCCGCTGCTCACAGCCGCGCTGCTGCTCATCATCTTGGGCGCCTTCACCAAGAGCGCGCAGTTTCCGTTCCACTTCTGGCTCCCGGGCGCCATGGCGGCGCCGACGCCGGTGTCGGCCTACCTGCACTCGGCCACCATGGTCAAGCTCGGCGTCTATCTGCTGGCGCGGCTCGACCCTGGCTTTGGCAGCTGGGAGCTGTGGCAGTGGACGCTGCAGATTTTTGGCTCGTTCACCGCCGCTTGGGCCATGCTGCTGGCGCTGCGCGAGCGCGACCTCAAGCGCATTCTGGCTTGGTCCACCGTGGCCACGCTGGGCACGCTGGTGATGCTGGTGGGCATGGATGGCCACGGCGCCTCGATCGCTGTGAGCGCGCTGCTGCTCGGGCACGCGCTCTACAAGGCGCCGCTGTTCTTCGTCGCTGGCAACGTCGATCACGGCACCGGCACGCGCATCATCGACCGCTTGGGCAATCTGCGCCACGCCATGCCGATCACCGCTGCTGCAGCGGCGCTGGCCGGGCTGTCGATGGCCGGCATTCCGCTCACATTTGGCTATGTGGTCAAAGACGTGGTCGGGCAAGCGGACGCGCTCGGCGGCATGAGCGAAGTGATCAAGGTCGCCAACACCATTTTTGCCGCCGTGGCGGTGGCGGTGGCAGCGGTGGCGGCGGTGCGCGTGTTCTGGCGCCACCCCGGCCACAACCTCACCCCGCCCGATGCCCATGAGGGCGGTGTGGCGCTGTGGGCGCCGCCGCTGGTGCTGGCTTGCATCGGCATTGCGCTGGGCTTGGCGCCGTTCATGGCCGATTGGCTGCTGGGCGTGGCCGCTGAGGCCATGACGCCGCGGGCCGAAGCGGTGGCGGTGCATTTTGCGCTCGAGTTCAGCTTGGGCAGCCTGCTGTCGCTGGCGCTCACCGTGGGCATAGGGGCCGCGGTGTTTATCTACTGGGACCCGCTGCACCGGCGCTTTGACCGGCTGCTGACGCTTTTTGACACCATCAGCACGCCGGCTCAGTACGAGCGCTTCATCAACGGCATCCCGGTGCTGGCGGCGCGCAGCAGCCGCTGGCTACAGGGCGGCGATCTGAGCCAGTACAGCCTGTTGCTGCTGGCCTTTGTGAGCACCGTCATGGGCGGCATCATGCTGGCGGGCTGGAGCCAGTGGCTGTGGCCGGTTTGGGTCACGCCGTCGCTGGGCTTTGTCGGCGCTTGCGCCCTGATTGTGGCTGGGGCGCTGCTGGCGCTGTGGCAGCGCGATCGGTTGGTGCTGTTGCTGGCCACCGGGCTGGTGGGTTTTGGCAGTGGCGTGTTCTACCTTTACGCTGGTGCGCCCGATGTGGCTTACACGCAGTTTGTGGTCGAATCGGTGTTTGTGATCGTGGTGGCGTCGGTGTTGCTCAAGCTGCGCCAGCGCGGCCGCGGTCAAGGGCTGGAGCAGACGCATTCGGTGCGTGGCGCGCTGCCGGTGGCGCTGCTCTTTGGCGCCGTCATCGCCCTGTGGTTGCTGATCGCCTCGGGGGTGGATTTCAACCCGCAGTTGCACCAATTCTTTGCCCAGGTTAGCGTGCCCGAAGCCTTTGGGCGCAACGTGGTCAACGTGGTGCTGGTCGATTTCCGCGCCCTCGACACCTTGGGTGAAATCGTCGTGGTGACGCTCTCGTTCTTGGCCGCCATCGCGCTGCTGCAATCGGTGCGTGCGCACAGCCAGCGCGAACGCGCCAAAACCCAAGCTGGAGGTGGCGCATGA